Proteins encoded in a region of the Ornithodoros turicata isolate Travis chromosome 3, ASM3712646v1, whole genome shotgun sequence genome:
- the LOC135388286 gene encoding pyridoxal phosphate homeostasis protein-like, which produces MNVRRKLVITRLTGQVKSSAFTLRRVLFIAYLMSRIMAEIDIAKALQTVRSKISAASKPQQRLQPRLVAVSKTKPKELIIAAYREGQRHFGENYIQELIEKSNNQEILRECPDIKWHFIGRVQSNKVPKLVSVPNLYVVETLDSEKLAAALNRGWSQRNNPTPLNVMIQVNTSGEVQKGGVEPSETASLAQYVVKECASLKFLGIMTIGMASYDPSTGPNPDFVNLVKCRDAMCEKLGLDSGDIELSMGMSADYVHAIELGSTNVRVGSTIFGQRDYTAKK; this is translated from the coding sequence ATGAATGTGCGAAGAAAACTTGTTATCACAAGACTCACGGGACAAGTCAAGTCGTCTGCTTTCACACTTCGCAGAGTTCTCTTCATTGCCTATTTAATGAGTAGAATTATGGCTGAAATTGACATCGCAAAGGCGTTACAAACAGTCAGAAGCAAGATCAGCGCAGCATCCAAGCCACAGCAGAGACTTCAACCGCGGCTTGTTGCTGTTAGCAAGACCAAACCAAAAGAACTCATCATTGCCGCTTATCGGGAAGGCCAACGACATTTCGGTGAAAATTACATCCAAGAGCTGATCGAAAAATCGAACAACCAGGAGATTCTGCGTGAGTGTCCGGATATAAAATGGCATTTCATCGGACGAGTGCAAAGCAACAAAGTGCCGAAATTGGTTAGCGTACCCAATCTGTACGTCGTCGAGACTTTGGACTCAGAAAAACTGGCAGCTGCTCTGAATCGAGGATGGAGTCAACGTAACAACCCCACACCATTGAATGTCATGATTCAGGTGAATACGAGTGGTGAAGTTCAGAAAGGTGGTGTGGAGCCTTCAGAAACTGCATCCCTGGCCCAATACGTGGTTAAAGAATGCGCGAGTTTGAAGTTCTTAGGGATCATGACAATTGGAATGGCAAGCTACGACCCTAGTACGGGTCCTAACCCCGACTTTGTGAACTTGGTAAAGTGTCGAGATGCGATGTGTGAGAAGTTGGGTCTGGACAGTGGTGATATTGAATTGAGCATGGGCATGTCAGCTGATTATGTGCATGCAATTGAACTTGGAAGCACGAATGTAAGAGTAGGGAGCACTATTTTCGGCCAGCGCGACTACACTGCAAAGAAATAG